In one Pyxidicoccus xibeiensis genomic region, the following are encoded:
- a CDS encoding DUF6079 family protein, which translates to MTTITEAFELPRPEDIRAMGFVVKLRELDPNSEEVEQLARDYVVTPAVEKELPRILDDMKQVFDRGEEYGRFIHGSFGSGKSHFMTMLSLLVEGAPPAWKKFRPLLNAHRDAKASKGGEASDHEAWLTKAGLLVVRIHMLSVRGKSTGFDRAVYEGFNAALKRRGKVPFEFLNVDAIFEEVRREAKEYGEVVWKRLETEGIVGGREDFEALAAGSIQAKERFARAWLKYKGRDASDAGIDPRWSEGLKRMAEHAKAQGFGGIVLMIDEFLLWLAEKSGQEFVAEINNLNVIVDHNTGQRPAPIFVFVARQRNLQEFFPDLVDESKIHEHLDHHAKRFEITKLQDVELRHIVRGRVLRSKKADEVKAAVSSLSEKHSKVLPALLAGGDLDYLRDVYPFHPALIEMLVDVTSLMQRERSALRLLYELLVVHYPKLPLGEFLPVGSAFSAIFPESGVEASKKVELMQDIHHQYYSRLAPAMAKMAEEGGAEFNDERRRALNQLVKTVLLAEVSPRLKQGGLTIERIVQLNAVDVEGETFRGQVRVAETDLLALSQRVPDLQVAGQGKTALVRYVLGRVSLGEILGRARSKVDNPAQRFKVFWLALRQTLGVAGTKGFEDGGPNEGDWDLSWRRTRRRGRIKLGNVREMSYDDFAPPDGAFKILVDYPWDEPGHTVDEDRLRAINVRKKQGLLHTVCWLPRHMSPTELGVLTELAAVRYLLSDAGQEDLLETLGPQDKSKVLDQAGIRQKTLEGQLEDLLKEVYVRHGEFVALISDVDSSRPRETLAENLEHIAALLVDRRYPQHPTFLAEPKKQDLESLLGWMVDAGEGSVSIAYDENVGKVLKNLGQPLELVNLGQTKASLRLDSRYIKDVLQRADQDSVSWTPIADHLRETYGFQPLLVDLFLCFLCQRDHRALEDISGEPADVRIGMSQTTRIRLQRGKLVSAADWHRLRDLGNQLFEVPRPAAHRSLQGQDRFTTELRTRGQARRTVLQALHTRLVHLGVQGGDRLKELSTANTRLGPLAQTTTDSHKVLSELLAAWPDDASDALRTIVQQAETLRDALAELNEHARGNLKAGVNHPVIGSEVSGHLSALDSRLAAAQAEQPLTKDWVATWNKKAQELIKRLIEQPPAIGGGVQPPVIGGGAQPPLVGGGTEVTPRTVLLKKRVNPTDADAISDFLDEVRKALTAQGTKPISVVLVRTEELE; encoded by the coding sequence ATGACCACCATCACTGAGGCCTTCGAGCTTCCGCGTCCCGAGGATATCCGGGCGATGGGTTTCGTCGTCAAACTGCGCGAACTGGACCCCAACTCCGAGGAGGTCGAGCAGCTCGCACGCGACTACGTCGTCACCCCCGCCGTCGAGAAGGAGCTGCCCCGCATCCTCGACGACATGAAGCAGGTCTTCGACCGAGGCGAGGAGTACGGCCGCTTCATCCACGGCAGCTTCGGCAGCGGCAAGTCGCACTTCATGACGATGCTCTCGCTGCTTGTCGAGGGAGCGCCGCCCGCGTGGAAGAAGTTTCGCCCGCTGCTCAACGCCCATCGCGACGCAAAGGCGAGCAAGGGCGGCGAGGCCAGCGACCACGAAGCGTGGCTCACGAAGGCGGGCCTGCTCGTCGTGCGCATCCACATGCTCTCGGTGCGAGGCAAGAGCACCGGCTTCGACCGCGCCGTCTACGAGGGCTTCAACGCGGCGCTCAAGCGGCGCGGCAAGGTGCCCTTCGAGTTCCTCAACGTCGACGCCATCTTCGAGGAGGTCCGCCGCGAGGCGAAGGAGTACGGTGAGGTCGTCTGGAAGCGCCTTGAGACCGAGGGCATCGTCGGCGGGCGCGAAGACTTCGAGGCGCTCGCCGCGGGCTCGATTCAGGCCAAGGAGCGCTTCGCGCGCGCGTGGCTCAAGTACAAGGGGCGCGACGCCTCCGACGCTGGCATCGACCCGCGCTGGAGCGAGGGCCTGAAGCGCATGGCCGAGCACGCCAAGGCCCAGGGCTTCGGCGGCATCGTGCTGATGATCGACGAGTTCCTTCTCTGGCTCGCCGAGAAGAGCGGCCAGGAGTTCGTTGCCGAGATCAACAACCTCAACGTCATCGTCGACCACAACACGGGGCAGCGACCGGCGCCCATCTTCGTCTTCGTCGCCCGCCAGCGAAATCTCCAGGAGTTCTTCCCGGACCTCGTCGACGAGTCGAAGATCCACGAGCACCTCGATCACCACGCGAAGCGCTTCGAGATCACGAAGCTGCAGGACGTCGAGCTGCGCCACATCGTGCGCGGCCGCGTGCTCCGGTCGAAGAAGGCCGACGAGGTGAAGGCTGCGGTCAGCTCGCTGTCGGAGAAGCACAGCAAGGTGCTGCCCGCGCTCCTGGCGGGCGGCGACCTCGACTACCTGCGCGACGTCTATCCCTTCCACCCGGCGCTCATCGAGATGCTGGTTGACGTCACCTCGCTGATGCAGCGCGAGCGCTCAGCGCTGCGCCTGCTCTACGAGCTGCTCGTCGTTCACTATCCGAAGCTGCCGCTCGGGGAGTTCCTGCCGGTGGGCTCGGCCTTCTCTGCCATCTTCCCGGAGTCGGGCGTCGAGGCGAGCAAGAAGGTGGAGCTGATGCAGGACATCCACCACCAGTACTACTCGCGCCTCGCGCCGGCGATGGCGAAGATGGCCGAAGAGGGCGGCGCCGAGTTCAACGACGAGCGCCGCCGCGCACTCAACCAGCTCGTGAAGACGGTGCTGCTCGCCGAGGTGTCGCCGCGCCTGAAGCAGGGTGGGCTCACCATCGAGCGGATCGTGCAGCTCAACGCCGTCGACGTCGAAGGCGAGACCTTCCGTGGTCAGGTGCGCGTGGCCGAGACGGACCTGCTCGCGCTCTCGCAGCGTGTGCCCGACCTGCAGGTGGCCGGGCAAGGCAAGACCGCGCTCGTCCGCTACGTGCTCGGGCGCGTCAGCCTTGGCGAGATCCTCGGGCGCGCGCGCTCGAAGGTCGACAACCCCGCCCAGCGCTTCAAGGTGTTCTGGCTCGCGCTGCGCCAGACGCTCGGCGTCGCCGGCACCAAGGGCTTCGAGGACGGCGGACCCAACGAGGGGGATTGGGACCTCTCGTGGCGGCGCACCAGGCGGCGTGGTCGCATCAAGCTCGGGAACGTGCGCGAGATGTCGTACGACGATTTCGCGCCGCCGGACGGGGCATTCAAGATCCTCGTCGACTATCCGTGGGACGAGCCCGGGCACACGGTCGATGAAGACCGTCTGCGCGCGATCAACGTTCGCAAGAAGCAGGGCCTCTTGCACACGGTCTGCTGGCTGCCGCGTCACATGAGCCCGACCGAGCTCGGCGTGCTGACCGAGCTCGCGGCGGTGCGCTACCTGCTCTCGGATGCCGGGCAGGAAGACCTGCTCGAGACGCTCGGGCCGCAGGACAAGAGCAAGGTGCTCGACCAGGCGGGCATTCGCCAGAAGACGCTCGAGGGCCAGCTCGAAGACCTGCTCAAGGAAGTCTACGTCCGGCATGGTGAGTTCGTCGCGCTGATCTCGGACGTGGACTCGAGCCGCCCGCGCGAGACGCTCGCCGAGAACCTCGAGCACATCGCGGCGCTGCTCGTGGACCGCCGCTACCCGCAGCACCCGACCTTTCTCGCCGAGCCGAAAAAGCAGGACCTCGAGTCGCTGCTCGGCTGGATGGTCGACGCAGGCGAAGGCAGCGTCTCGATCGCGTACGACGAGAACGTCGGCAAGGTCCTCAAGAACCTCGGCCAGCCGCTCGAGCTGGTAAACCTCGGACAGACCAAGGCGTCGCTGCGGCTCGACTCCCGCTACATCAAGGATGTCCTCCAGCGCGCCGACCAGGACTCGGTGTCGTGGACGCCGATCGCCGACCACCTGCGAGAGACCTACGGGTTCCAGCCGCTGCTCGTCGACCTCTTCCTCTGCTTCCTCTGCCAACGAGACCACCGCGCGCTCGAAGACATCAGCGGCGAGCCCGCCGACGTCCGCATCGGCATGTCGCAGACGACGCGCATCCGGCTCCAGCGCGGCAAGCTCGTGAGCGCCGCCGACTGGCACCGGCTGCGTGACCTCGGTAACCAGCTCTTCGAGGTCCCGCGCCCCGCCGCGCATCGTTCGCTGCAGGGGCAGGACCGCTTCACGACCGAGCTGCGCACCAGGGGACAGGCCAGGCGCACCGTGCTGCAGGCATTGCACACGCGTCTTGTGCATCTCGGCGTCCAGGGCGGCGACCGACTCAAGGAGCTGTCGACCGCGAACACGCGCCTCGGCCCGCTCGCGCAGACCACGACCGACAGCCACAAGGTGCTGAGCGAGCTGCTCGCCGCGTGGCCCGACGATGCGTCGGACGCGCTGCGCACCATCGTGCAGCAGGCCGAGACGCTTCGTGATGCTCTCGCCGAGTTGAACGAGCACGCGCGAGGGAACCTCAAGGCGGGCGTGAACCACCCCGTCATCGGCAGCGAGGTGAGCGGACACCTGAGCGCGCTCGACAGCCGCCTCGCGGCGGCGCAGGCCGAGCAGCCCTTGACGAAGGACTGGGTCGCGACCTGGAACAAGAAGGCGCAGGAGTTGATCAAGCGCCTCATCGAGCAGCCTCCGGCCATCGGTGGTGGCGTGCAGCCGCCCGTCATCGGTGGTGGCGCCCAGCCCCCGCTCGTCGGCGGTGGCACTGAGGTCACGCCACGCACGGTGCTGCTCAAGAAGCGCGTGAACCCGACCGACGCCGACGCCATCTCGGACTTCCTGGACGAGGTGCGCAAGGCGCTCACTGCGCAGGGAACGAAGCCGATCAGCGTCGTACTCGTGCGCACTGAGGAACTCGAGTGA
- the pglX gene encoding BREX-2 system adenine-specific DNA-methyltransferase PglX, whose translation MKANDRARLTTALRDHVAKIAADLRAKMRAPGAARAAAEQLHKDERVAEDFEVWTDLLSRRAAVLWVLKSVYVRVLEDRGLLAPGRLLDPEAQQLFEKLAPNLGDTAFLRWIYKDLASTRGGVPELFSPQPAEVSLPSDDLSRALIGFWRHRDADSGAVWSFAEERFEGELMGDLYQELDPVVKDRFALCQTPDFVRAFILNRTLTPAIETFGADEVRLLDPACGSGHFLIDGLKRLVAATADKHSDWSKEQVVAHALDRVVGIDLNDYACALARTRLIMTAAELAGVTKLADAARFHPHVYWADGLEQVEREEQKPSLQFSLFEPVEEKPRATLTRSDVRAALKKVFEIKFHAVVANPPYNEERDRLQKEYHRENVGRRRRYVAAFKDYGLGALFTERCFQLAKPLAFVGVITANNFMKGEAGKPFVEEVLAGIDLSLVVDLSGAIVAHSGFETPTVMLFGRNRRPEKLAPIRTVIGKSGDTDRPVDLSTAAVWSSVVAGWATLGFENDYIRVDDLARARMAAHPWVLHVGDTSDLISKIEATTRVRLGDVVEQIGFASFAGLDEPFYQPKGTFVRLGYSCEFVRPLLAGTNVRDWCLRPTEEALTPYGVQDAEPLPFEGRLARPNHLWRYRTALNSVSSFSGDRASEGANWWNWYRWIPARYRVPLRITFADVATHNHFALERGGFVFNNTAPIIRVKGGGGELAHLELLGFLNSSLASFWLRNNAKKVGGRSSGTKKQAEPWAQRLRFSGGLVERLPYLADDSGRVREVASRIEKLARELVQLEPSYLLGQSWSDLSSEVVTAERKHRVVRERMIALQEELDWTVYCLFGLAPRTELTPLSEIDSISSEHRPFAIHLARRVAAGDVQTHWFSANGGMAVVDVPDVYQKAYREVLERRLKLIATHAPLGALEAPEYKRKWEPYNYSDHLEVAAFAWLSDQLEAVFANKARPLTTAHLAAAVQDDERFLDVASLYEGRRDVDVQALVSSVLATEAVPTHPSHIYTVSGLLKRNAWEEVWAFQRREDAGEKLQRGESLPEFSQGSRGKSVDFLRTEYWRLRGKLNVPRERFISFTEVPGRSGVETLYGWAGWTAQQRVKAILTIDEELEDASVPLADRIGLLDSSWRLLPDVAREDVAAATRLKAELQALVGPEGPSRELIEDWKKRFPPPTSRASGAKRGAKKAAARDEEDCEIEESDES comes from the coding sequence CACCGCTCTCCGCGACCACGTCGCGAAGATCGCCGCCGACCTGCGCGCGAAGATGCGCGCGCCCGGCGCTGCACGCGCGGCCGCAGAGCAGCTCCACAAGGACGAGCGCGTCGCCGAGGACTTCGAGGTCTGGACGGACCTCCTCTCGCGCCGCGCTGCGGTGCTCTGGGTGCTGAAGAGCGTCTACGTGCGCGTGCTCGAAGACCGGGGGCTCCTCGCGCCGGGGCGGCTGCTCGATCCTGAGGCACAGCAGCTCTTCGAGAAGCTCGCGCCGAACCTCGGCGACACGGCCTTCCTGCGCTGGATCTACAAGGACCTCGCGAGCACGCGCGGCGGCGTGCCCGAGCTGTTCAGCCCCCAGCCCGCCGAGGTGTCGTTGCCGTCGGACGATCTCTCTCGCGCGCTCATCGGCTTCTGGCGCCACCGTGACGCCGACAGCGGCGCGGTGTGGAGCTTCGCCGAGGAGCGCTTCGAAGGCGAGCTGATGGGCGACTTGTACCAGGAGCTCGATCCGGTCGTGAAGGACCGCTTCGCGCTCTGCCAGACGCCCGATTTCGTGCGCGCCTTCATCCTCAACCGGACCCTGACGCCGGCCATCGAGACCTTCGGCGCTGACGAAGTGCGGCTGCTCGATCCCGCCTGCGGCTCGGGCCACTTCCTGATCGACGGCTTGAAGCGCCTCGTCGCCGCAACCGCCGACAAGCACTCGGACTGGTCGAAGGAGCAGGTCGTCGCGCACGCGCTCGACCGCGTCGTCGGCATCGACCTCAACGACTATGCCTGCGCGCTCGCACGCACGCGCCTCATCATGACGGCCGCCGAGCTGGCAGGCGTGACCAAGCTCGCCGACGCCGCGCGCTTCCATCCGCACGTGTACTGGGCCGATGGGCTCGAACAGGTCGAGAGGGAGGAGCAGAAGCCCTCGCTTCAGTTCTCGCTCTTCGAGCCGGTCGAAGAGAAGCCGCGCGCGACGCTCACGCGCTCGGATGTTCGCGCGGCACTCAAGAAGGTCTTCGAGATAAAGTTCCACGCGGTGGTCGCAAATCCTCCGTACAACGAGGAACGCGACAGGCTTCAGAAGGAGTACCACCGCGAGAACGTAGGTCGCCGTCGACGCTACGTGGCCGCATTCAAGGACTACGGACTTGGCGCTCTCTTCACCGAACGATGCTTTCAGCTCGCAAAGCCCTTGGCTTTCGTGGGAGTGATCACGGCGAACAACTTCATGAAGGGAGAGGCCGGGAAGCCGTTCGTGGAGGAGGTCCTTGCAGGGATCGACCTGAGCCTCGTTGTGGATCTCTCGGGAGCCATCGTCGCGCACTCCGGATTCGAGACGCCGACCGTGATGCTATTCGGGCGAAATCGACGTCCAGAAAAGTTGGCGCCGATCCGCACTGTGATCGGAAAGTCCGGTGACACCGATCGGCCTGTCGATCTCTCCACGGCAGCCGTGTGGTCGAGCGTGGTTGCCGGCTGGGCCACACTTGGCTTCGAAAACGATTACATCCGAGTCGACGACCTCGCACGAGCCAGGATGGCCGCGCATCCGTGGGTATTGCACGTAGGCGATACATCGGATCTTATCAGCAAAATTGAAGCAACGACCCGGGTCCGACTCGGGGATGTTGTGGAGCAGATCGGCTTCGCTTCCTTTGCCGGTCTAGACGAGCCGTTCTACCAGCCCAAGGGTACCTTCGTCCGCCTTGGATACAGCTGTGAGTTTGTCCGCCCCCTGCTTGCGGGCACCAACGTCCGCGACTGGTGCCTCCGTCCAACGGAAGAGGCGCTGACGCCCTACGGCGTGCAGGACGCCGAGCCTCTCCCATTCGAAGGACGACTCGCTCGCCCCAACCACCTCTGGCGCTATCGGACTGCTCTCAACTCGGTCAGCTCCTTCTCCGGCGATCGCGCCTCTGAGGGTGCGAACTGGTGGAACTGGTACAGGTGGATTCCCGCTCGCTACCGCGTACCGCTGCGCATCACGTTCGCGGACGTAGCGACGCACAACCATTTCGCGCTGGAACGCGGCGGGTTCGTCTTCAACAACACGGCTCCAATCATTCGCGTCAAGGGGGGCGGCGGCGAGCTTGCGCACCTTGAGCTGCTCGGATTCCTCAACTCGTCGCTTGCTTCGTTCTGGCTCCGCAACAACGCGAAGAAGGTCGGCGGACGAAGCTCCGGCACCAAGAAGCAGGCAGAGCCGTGGGCACAGCGGCTCCGGTTCTCTGGTGGGCTTGTCGAGCGGCTCCCGTACCTTGCGGACGACAGTGGCCGCGTTAGGGAGGTCGCAAGTCGGATCGAGAAGCTCGCACGGGAGTTGGTTCAGCTTGAGCCCTCCTATCTTCTCGGCCAGTCATGGTCAGACCTTTCCTCGGAAGTGGTCACGGCAGAGCGGAAGCACCGGGTCGTGCGCGAAAGGATGATTGCGCTCCAAGAGGAACTCGACTGGACCGTCTACTGCCTCTTTGGACTGGCGCCGCGAACAGAACTCACGCCGTTGTCCGAGATCGACTCGATCAGTTCCGAGCACCGCCCGTTCGCAATCCATCTGGCCCGACGGGTAGCTGCTGGCGACGTGCAGACTCATTGGTTCTCGGCGAACGGTGGGATGGCAGTCGTCGACGTTCCCGACGTGTACCAGAAGGCGTACCGCGAAGTGCTTGAGCGTAGACTCAAGCTGATCGCTACTCACGCCCCGTTGGGCGCACTCGAAGCCCCTGAGTACAAACGCAAGTGGGAGCCGTACAACTACTCGGACCACCTCGAGGTGGCCGCATTTGCATGGCTGAGTGACCAGCTTGAGGCGGTGTTCGCAAACAAGGCGCGTCCGCTAACGACCGCTCACCTCGCCGCGGCCGTGCAGGACGATGAACGCTTCCTCGACGTTGCTTCGCTCTACGAAGGACGTCGCGACGTCGACGTGCAGGCATTGGTCTCAAGTGTTCTCGCAACCGAGGCAGTTCCGACCCACCCCTCCCACATCTACACGGTATCTGGCCTGTTGAAGCGAAACGCCTGGGAAGAGGTGTGGGCGTTTCAGCGAAGAGAAGATGCAGGCGAGAAGCTTCAACGCGGGGAGTCTCTTCCAGAGTTCAGCCAAGGCAGTCGAGGCAAGTCAGTTGACTTCCTGCGCACTGAGTACTGGCGGTTGCGGGGAAAGCTGAACGTCCCACGCGAGCGCTTCATCTCCTTCACCGAGGTGCCCGGGCGCTCCGGCGTCGAAACGCTCTACGGCTGGGCGGGCTGGACCGCGCAGCAGCGCGTGAAGGCCATCCTCACCATCGACGAGGAGCTCGAGGACGCGTCCGTGCCGCTCGCTGACCGCATCGGCCTGCTCGACAGCTCGTGGCGCCTGTTGCCCGACGTCGCGCGCGAAGACGTTGCAGCCGCCACGCGGCTGAAGGCCGAGCTGCAGGCGCTCGTGGGTCCGGAGGGCCCGAGCCGCGAGCTCATCGAGGACTGGAAGAAACGCTTCCCGCCACCCACTTCGCGCGCCTCCGGCGCCAAGCGAGGCGCGAAGAAGGCCGCTGCGCGTGACGAGGAAGACTGCGAGATCGAGGAGAGCGACGAGTCATGA